The following DNA comes from Salmo trutta chromosome 15, fSalTru1.1, whole genome shotgun sequence.
tgtgtgtgtgtgtgtgtgtgtgtgtgtgtgtgtgtgtgtgtgtgtgtgtgtgttcagcacaGCTACAATTTCCACAGGATTGGAAAGTTGATCCACCTGCCATTGCTCAGGTGACAGACATGATGAGAGTATCCTTATTCATATCACCACACATGACAGGCTGCCACCCCCTCCATCAAACTAATTACCAGATACACAGATAAGTGAAATTTGGACTCAAAGGTATCTACATTTTTGATATGGTCAGCTGGGGTGAATGGGTGTCAAGTCACATTTGGCTTGGGTTCCTGCTCTACCTGTCCCTCACCTTTGACCCTACCATACCAACCTGACACTGTGAAGCATTCTCATTTTGTCATGCTTGAGCTGTCTAAGCTATATAATCTGACCTATAGGCTACTACTCATATCTATCCAACGGTCTTGTTTCAAATACATTGGAATATTTTAGGAAACATCTTTGGGAAATGTTAGTGCACTGTGCAGTTGGAGAAATCCAGAATCCCAGCCTTCTGTTGTCATGCATCCTATAGCTATTGCAACTACCTGCTCTGAACGAAAGGTTCATCCTTCATTTCTGTGTTATGAATTACTATTTAATGGTGTTACACAACAAAACACCTACGCGTTTATTCGTGCATAATAGAGCCGTTAATGCCAAAATGCATGAAGTGGTCAATTGTGTAAATTAAGTTGAATCTTTTTgcatttagaaattataattcAAATTGACCCTTGAAATGAAATGGCGTTTAGGTCGCGCGGCGTTTTTTGGCAAATGCACATAAATGAATTGCCTATTGTGACTAATAATCCCCAGTCTACTTGTTGAATCCTTGAGCTGACTTTGAATGTTTGTTCGAGAGTAGGCAGGCTAATCAATGTGTTGTAGTGCTGTCTACACACGGATTTACCTACCTGCCCGAAGACTGATTTCACTATCGGATGCAGATTGGAGTCATGTTCAGGTGGAGCTGTGCTGAGTCTTTTGGCGGTGCGGCTGGTAAGGGGACCGGGCACTGGCGTGGACGATGCCGGTGGGTCAGACTTTATACTCGTGGACGACCCAGCATTTATTCTGTCCTTTGATTCAAAAAAGTACGCAGTATCGTCGGATTGTTTTGTAAAGGATGGAGTTGGCGAGGACCTCCGGTTCGGACGTGGGTTCCCGTGGTGATGCGCAGGCGGCAGGTCACATTTGGAGGtgttgtgatggtggtggtgtgggtggAGGTGTCTGGACGACTTACTGCGGTCTTTCCCACTGCGATCCATCCGCTCTCTCATTTCTTCCTGTCTGTAGCCGTCATCGTAGTGGTTGCTGTGTTGTTGGAAGTGGTGGGAATTTCCCCGTTTATCACCTCCATTCCTGTCTGTCCTGCCACCAGCATGCCTCGGTTGACAAAGCGGTCTGCGCGCGCTTGCCTCGCACTCATCGCTCCAACACGGCTCGTCAGGTACACTGCTACCTCCGTCGGGTTGATGATGATGACTGCGGTGGCTGCGCGACCCATGATGCTCAGAATGATGTGCGGATCTGCGACTCACCGGTACCGCTGAAGATCTCAACAGAGAGGTAGTAGATTCGCTCTTGGGAAGAGAGGAGCTCATTGCCGTGTGCCGTTATTTTTATCTTAATGTATTACTGTGTGCAGATAACAGGACAAGACTGAAGGTCGTGTGAAGACAGTTGCAGGTGCTGGGCATTTAGCCGGTATACTGTGTAGTCAGGGCAGTCTATTGGATCTCCTCTCAGTAGCCTATTCGCGCGTCTCTACAGCCTAGGCTACAGTGCAAACTAGGAACACCCACCCACTGTGAAATGAGAAAGTTCTGAATGCCACCTGCTCGCTCTATTGTATAGATGCGAGGCTACGTGTCATACGAAGTGACGAATCAGTCGCTTCTATACACGCGCAGAACGCATCAGTGAATTTGGGTGGCTTTGGAGGGGGATTTTATAGTTGCCTGCTATGCGGCGTACCGTACACTGTCCTCGCGCAAAGTTCGTTAGGTCCCGCGTCACCACAGATTATAATGAACCGTAAAAGAGCCGTATATCATTATAATTAGTCATTGCTTTACACATTCATCTCGACCCGGGGGGTCGTGAGGTTGAGCATCACATGATGTGAAGCAAGATAATAGGTGAGAGGGGTACGAAATTGTTTTTACTTCACTGCCTTGCCAGAACAATTGTCAATCAAAGTTTTTTTGTTCAGTTATTGATTAAAATACCTAACTAGAACTGCATCTCTTGGACAAATATTCCTATATTCATGTCAAAGTTAAGTACATTAGTATCAGCATGATATTCTCCATTTCATCAATGAATCATATTGCAGGGAATGAACGGTTTGAATCTTTTCCTCTCATCTTCTGTCTAGTAACTCTACGAGGACCATTAGGAATCGCCATTCTACCAGAGTAAAAAGCAACAGCCTGCATGGAATTCAGACCAAACTCCCCATCCCCAGACCTATCTAACCATCTCCCAACTTTCCATCCATCCTATAGTCTACTCTAAACATTTTCTAAATATATATCTGGTGAAACCCTATTGCTCAATGGCATCaaataaaaaatctatatatatttattttcctcCACAATGTCTAAATAGGCTATTACCACCCCGGATGACAGTTGGCTCTTTCTCAAGTGGCCTCTTGTCTttctctggcctctctctctcccccagtgttctccctccctccctccctccatcctccctaacCATAACTCTCTCTAGGGTAAACAGATGCTCTCAAGCTGAAAGTGGAGCTTATGTAACATTGTACCTTCACCTTTCAACCCCATCTCCATACATTTATAATGGTCAAATCACATGTACAATTACTTAGCACTTCACCTTTTATAAAGGGTTTGTAAGGGATGTATCATTGGTTGTAATTGTGTGATTGTTTGTGCTTGCTAAATAATTGAGTTATATGTCTGTTATAATTCAATCAATTAGTTATTACTGTTTAATACCAATAACAAAAAATGCTCTAGAAGCAAACTGTTTTTACAACTTTTGCAAAGCCTTTATAAAGGGCACTTAAAATGTAAAGGGTATTTTGAAGAGCACCATTTACTCATTTGAGTGTGTGAAATGTATTTGTCTCAAtggaaattgtaaaaaaaattattataataataaataatggaATTCACTATACATTCTTGACCATACATATTTGGGTTGTTCCACCAATTTGGTCAAATAAAACGTTTGATTTCACCTCATTTTTACATTCTGTCATACACTGTAAACCCCAAGGCATTTTTAACTCAAATACTTCTAGTAATTTGTCCTCAAAGTCAATGAAAAGTCATTATTACATAAAATGTTTATGTGGTAACttttttcccagcatgctctactgcaggttgatttaaaaaaaatgtttttaatatctgtgtttttgcatgtacattgagtgattgattgattaaatgCTATgatacacaaagataaataaaacaattctaaCTAATCCAATTGTTGAATTTgtgcacccattactgaaatggttgttccagtttaaatgggtTAGGTAATTTCCTCCTACTATTTTTATCCCTGGCAGTCATTATGAATGCAGGTTGTGGATGAATACAAATTGCAACTGTTGGATAACCTAAcgctggctggattccaataggaattacatatCACTTGGTCAGTTTCCCAAGTgtctattaaaacatttttttttaaaaggaatagtttcaccatattaaaacgagagttcattTCACCTAACAGGCTTAACTTTAAACAGATGGAAATGGAAAGATGTAAATAAATCACTAATAACattacataaataaataataatcttcagaaatgattttgtcaaagcaacaaaataactagggctttacaatgatggtgaaaacttggagaaatgttggggttaagtgggttaaaattcCTAGAAGTCAGACGGTACACAGatggacatgtcaaaatgcagaattttggcactttagcaagtctttttATATTGAAAATGAGATTTATTGAATTAtctatgtggtctatattaaagggctcttcatttaatataacaggaaTTCAAAACTCAATATTGGTCCAGAAATTcaacttaaaatatcaaagggatgcaaaaggacCTCATTTCATGGAACGACCCATTAAATGATAGACCAGAAGATCTAACAGGTGGGGGACAGTAGATCTGAAACTCTATCAATAGCAGATCTTCAGATAAAAACATAACCAATTTCTGTTATGATTATGTAGCACATTgagatgtgtgaaacttactcctcagcctgaagtgccCCCACTTGCACCATGAAATCGCTAGCTTTTCACATGGCGCGACTGGTAAAGCTTTGGCAGGGCGGTCACGTGTGCTAGCAAAGCAGAGGTGCTGGGTTTGAGCCTCGGTGTGAGTCAAATCAGGAGTAAGTGGTACTTGCTAAGCAAGAGCGTGAAGTCCTTTACAATTGCATCATTAATGAAAGAAGAACTAAGTGAGTGCTGAAAGTGTAGTCAGATAGCTGAAGTAAAATGTGACAGTATCTGTATGCCTATGGTCTTTACTCACACAACAGATGTCCAGGGATCCAGGCACATGTCAAATTCTGTTAATATATAGACACAATTAGACAcacaacctctccctccctccgaaCTGTGCTTCAGTGTGCAAagcctctcccctgtctcttggGAGTTTGTTTTCTGACGTCTCTGTATCCCCTGCTCCAGGGATAGTCGGTAGAATATCTCGCTTCTCTTTTCATTTCTTTCCCATCCATTCCCTGTTTTCATCGCCTTCTCCTGCTCTTGTTCCAGCTATTTCTAATTTTGtcatcctctccccttccctgtcTTTCCTGTTTCTTCTCTGTCCTGCTTTTTTGGTGAGAAATGTCACCAAATGTTGACATGTGTCATggctgttcaaaggatcggaccaaaatgcagcgtgttcgtagtgcCACATATTTTATTACCtgtgaaacgtaatgcaatacacttaaTAACTGAATAtacaacaacaaaccgtgacgcagagcgaaacaaacactactcaaaagataataacccacaaaacaggaagagaaaaacccctacttaaatatgatctctaatcagaggcaacgaggatcagttgcctccaattagagatcaacccaaacaatcccaacatagaaatagaaaaactagaacttaaacatagaaaacatagaacaacccaaaataCCCCTGTCACGCcgtgccctactctactatagaaaatgacatcttactagggtcaggacgtgacaacatgtCACTCTTATGTATGTAGGCCTGATATTTATGGGGAGGAGTATTTATAGATATTAAAACTTAACATAACATATTTACACCAGTGACGGTCAGTGCTGTTTAAAGATTAGGAAGAACAATTTTTATTAATGAGCATGATTTTATTTCTATTTCAGCCTATtgaatgactgtcattcatattccattcacctagGTAGGTTTAGGCTACAGTAcgacatgatactcaaatttgccCTATACCCATCATTAGGTTGCTGGAACCTAGCCtacaaatgaacatttataaaGTTAGTGCACAGGTCAAGggacaaattggagtaatcaaggtgacagcaTAGCCGCGGGAATTAGAGGTGCTAAGGGGGCTGCAGCACCAAAATTCACCAAAATAGTGCACTAGGCCTTTATTATTCCTGTATGAGCAAAGCAAAATATTTGTCAGAAGAGCGGggagaaatctctctctctctctctcgctctctctctgctgcttctccttaatttttgaagaaacaaatttgttcaaaactgttcaactattttatttttctctcgttgagtcaactactcaccacattttatgcactgcagtgctagctagctgtatcttatgctttcagtactagattcattctctgattctTTGACTGGATTGACAAAATGTCAGTtgatgctgcaagagctctgataggttggaggatgtcctcctgaagtcatcataattactgtgtaagtctatggaagggggtgagatcTAAGAGTCACCTAGGTTTTGTATTgtagtcaatgtacccagaggaggacagaaaataGCTGTCCTCTGACTACACcacggtgctaccctacagaatgCTGTTCAGGCTACTAGAGACCTTCATTGCactgtgtgttttaatcagttatttggtaacgtgaatatatttagtatagttttatctacaaaggataacttttttaaatgtttcactattttcatttttatgaaattcactgagtaggatggccCTCCCCTTTCTCCTATGAGGAGCCCCCGCTGATTTTATCAAAGctgctcccccttctctctccctctctcttaactctctatga
Coding sequences within:
- the LOC115149167 gene encoding calcium-binding protein 2 isoform X2; protein product: MSSSLPKSESTTSLLRSSAVPVSRRSAHHSEHHGSRSHRSHHHQPDGGSSVPDEPCWSDECEASARRPLCQPRHAGGRTDRNGGDKRGNSHHFQQHSNHYDDGYRQEEMRERMDRSGKDRSKSSRHLHPHHHHHNTSKCDLPPAHHHGNPRPNRRSSPTPSFTKQSDDTAYFFESKDRINAGSSTSIKSDPPASSTPVPGPLTSRTAKRLSTAPPEHDSNLHPIVKSVFGQDRELRPEEMDELREAFKEFDKDKDGFIGCKDLGNCMRTMGYMPTEMELIELSQQINMNLGGHVDFEDFVELMGPKLLAETADMIGVKELRDAFKEFDTNGDGQISTSELREAMKKLLGQQVGHRDLEDILRDIDLNGDGHVDFEEFVRMMSR
- the LOC115149167 gene encoding uncharacterized protein LOC115149167 isoform X1, coding for MSSSLPKSESTTSLLRSSAVPVSRRSAHHSEHHGSRSHRSHHHQPDGGSSVPDEPCWSDECEASARRPLCQPRHAGGRTDRNGGDKRGNSHHFQQHSNHYDDGYRQEEMRERMDRSGKDRSKSSRHLHPHHHHHNTSKCDLPPAHHHGNPRPNRRSSPTPSFTKQSDDTAYFFESKDRINAGSSTSIKSDPPASSTPVPGPLTSRTAKRLSTAPPEHDSNLHPIVKSVFGQDQKKNYRAVQSCEEGTGGAYLEPLVAMAQNGGNMHNVLGPACIFLRKGFAESRQAKKDRELRPEEMDELREAFKEFDKDKDGFIGCKDLGNCMRTMGYMPTEMELIELSQQINMNLGGHVDFEDFVELMGPKLLAETADMIGVKELRDAFKEFDTNGDGQISTSELREAMKKLLGQQVGHRDLEDILRDIDLNGDGHVDFEEFVRMMSR